From the Bacteroidota bacterium genome, one window contains:
- the tsaD gene encoding tRNA (adenosine(37)-N6)-threonylcarbamoyltransferase complex transferase subunit TsaD, translating to MIVLGIESSCDDTAAAVVQDGRILSNVVHSQVEHSPQGGIVPELASRLHQQQISRVVEKALSLAGVEPSQLDGIAYTAGPGLMGALLVGSSFAKAYSQALGKPMVAVDHLHGHLMSVFAQPPYPSFPYLCLLVSGGHTLLLQVTDRLTYTRLGSTLDDAAGEAFDKAGRMLGYPYPGGPHIDRAAAAGGNAHFHRWPDPRTGSHDWSFSGLKTAILYHLQRQGPAYLELHRQDLAASIQHTIVAALAARVEQAVAETGIQQVALAGGVAANRGLRSRLQQLADTHGCSLFIPDFQFCTDNAAMIALAGEPLLQRGQLALHTDVPYANHQI from the coding sequence ATGATCGTGCTGGGTATAGAGAGTTCGTGCGACGACACGGCCGCTGCAGTGGTGCAGGATGGCCGCATCCTGAGCAATGTGGTACACAGCCAGGTGGAGCATAGCCCGCAGGGCGGCATCGTGCCCGAGCTGGCCAGCCGGCTGCACCAGCAGCAGATAAGCCGAGTGGTGGAGAAGGCCCTCAGCCTGGCAGGTGTGGAGCCCAGCCAGCTGGACGGCATTGCCTATACCGCAGGGCCGGGCCTGATGGGTGCCCTCCTGGTAGGCAGCAGCTTTGCCAAGGCCTATAGCCAGGCCCTGGGCAAGCCCATGGTGGCGGTAGACCACCTGCATGGCCACCTGATGAGTGTATTTGCCCAGCCCCCCTACCCGAGCTTCCCCTACCTGTGTCTGCTGGTATCGGGGGGGCACACGCTGCTGCTGCAGGTAACCGACCGGCTAACGTATACCCGGCTGGGCAGCACCCTGGACGACGCGGCGGGCGAGGCCTTTGACAAAGCAGGCCGTATGCTGGGCTACCCCTACCCGGGTGGACCGCACATAGACCGGGCTGCGGCCGCGGGGGGGAATGCACACTTTCACCGCTGGCCCGACCCCCGCACCGGTAGCCACGACTGGAGCTTCAGCGGCCTGAAAACCGCCATCCTGTACCACCTGCAGCGGCAAGGGCCCGCCTATCTGGAGCTGCACAGGCAGGATCTGGCAGCTAGCATACAGCACACCATTGTGGCGGCACTGGCGGCCCGGGTAGAGCAGGCCGTGGCCGAAACAGGCATACAGCAGGTGGCCCTGGCAGGGGGCGTGGCGGCCAATAGGGGCCTGCGCAGCCGGCTGCAGCAGCTGGCGGATACCCACGGCTGCAGCCTCTTTATCCCCGATTTTCAGTTCTGCACGGACAATGCGGCCATGATTGCCCTGGCGGGCGAACCCCTGTTACAGCGCGGCCAGCTGGCCCTGCATACCGATGTACCGTATGCGAATCACCAGATATAG